In the Methanobacterium sp. genome, one interval contains:
- a CDS encoding YIP1 family protein, which yields MDNLNLNNLLFDPNSFFEEKSRNDVDLKYPVLILLVVAVIAMVSSFLAMNQLRGLLPSEMSSYISTTAILFGVIWGLIWVFLIWVIVAGILYSISYVFESKGSFKRTLEFVGYGFVPKIFSSLINVFVTYKLTPSIDFSLQDPQLIAESTTQMFSNNPLYYTSQIVGILCLLLSAYIWVFALLHARNMSIKNATLAVGIPVGLYVVYLLYLFLFTSGSI from the coding sequence ATGGATAATTTAAACCTGAATAATCTGTTATTTGATCCAAATTCATTTTTCGAGGAAAAGTCGAGAAATGATGTCGATCTTAAGTATCCTGTATTGATATTACTTGTAGTTGCTGTAATTGCAATGGTTTCAAGTTTTCTGGCTATGAATCAATTGCGTGGACTGCTTCCTTCTGAGATGAGTTCATATATATCGACTACAGCAATTCTTTTCGGTGTCATTTGGGGTTTGATCTGGGTCTTTCTAATCTGGGTTATAGTAGCTGGAATTTTATATTCAATATCATATGTGTTTGAATCAAAAGGTTCTTTCAAAAGGACGTTAGAGTTTGTAGGTTATGGATTTGTGCCAAAAATATTTAGCAGTTTAATAAATGTTTTTGTAACATACAAACTTACACCTTCGATAGATTTTTCATTACAGGACCCGCAGCTTATAGCTGAAAGTACAACACAGATGTTCTCAAATAATCCCCTGTATTATACCTCACAAATAGTTGGAATTTTATGCCTCTTACTGTCTGCATACATATGGGTATTTGCACTTTTACACGCGCGAAATATGTCAATTAAAAATGCCACCCTTGCTGTCGGTATTCCAGTAGGCCTGTACGTTGTTTACCTATTATATTTATTCCTGTTTACTTCAGGAAGCATTTAA
- a CDS encoding cytochrome c biogenesis protein CcdA, producing MKRVSRITALLVIIYLSLIFIPVAHADPVTIQYFHQKGCHDCEITDPIVDRIETQYNTIVISKIETSTADGFNQWNKYGFLEVPAIVINNETKIPKEEITEEKLKTLIDEYLVEEENITEYTTEEVTRKEQEIEYINTDLNLPFAYSLGLFAGFSPCLMAILGFLLSFTAGTSNSAKSGMVRATVFGLGLVGSYLILGLCLLSFRKSIPDLESFSFITGVIVILIGLNLLGVLKSPVVLDNYFQSSARKYAGTLGGVFFLGILFSFVKVPCTAPMLLVLLNKTITNGTVNDLALLLAFSGGVLTPFIGVGLIGGYTLPKQVRSYKIYLKKISGLVLIFFGLWIMI from the coding sequence ATGAAAAGAGTCTCTCGTATAACAGCCTTATTAGTTATTATTTATTTATCTCTTATATTTATTCCGGTAGCTCATGCAGATCCGGTCACAATCCAGTATTTTCATCAAAAAGGCTGCCATGACTGCGAAATAACCGATCCAATTGTCGATCGAATAGAAACTCAATATAATACTATTGTTATATCAAAAATTGAAACCAGTACTGCTGACGGTTTCAACCAATGGAATAAATATGGTTTTCTTGAAGTCCCGGCTATTGTGATAAACAATGAAACAAAAATTCCCAAAGAAGAAATTACTGAAGAAAAGCTAAAAACTTTAATTGATGAATATCTTGTGGAAGAGGAAAATATTACTGAATATACTACAGAAGAGGTAACGAGAAAAGAACAGGAAATCGAGTATATAAACACAGACCTGAATTTGCCATTTGCCTATTCTCTCGGACTTTTTGCAGGTTTTTCACCCTGCCTGATGGCCATACTTGGATTTCTTTTAAGCTTTACTGCAGGGACGAGCAATAGTGCGAAAAGTGGAATGGTACGTGCAACAGTGTTTGGATTAGGGCTGGTAGGTTCTTACTTAATATTGGGCTTGTGTTTGCTTTCATTCCGAAAGTCAATTCCAGATTTGGAAAGCTTTTCTTTTATTACAGGCGTCATTGTAATTCTCATTGGATTAAACCTTCTGGGGGTCTTGAAATCTCCTGTAGTTCTGGATAATTATTTTCAGAGTTCTGCCAGGAAATATGCAGGCACTCTGGGTGGAGTTTTCTTTCTTGGGATATTGTTTTCTTTTGTAAAAGTTCCCTGCACTGCTCCAATGCTCCTTGTACTTCTCAACAAGACTATTACAAACGGGACTGTTAATGATCTGGCTCTATTGCTTGCTTTCAGTGGCGGAGTATTAACTCCTTTTATTGGGGTTGGTTTGATAGGGGGTTATACTTTACCTAAACAGGTCCGTTCATATAAAATATATCTGAAAAAAATCAGTGGACTTGTGCTCATATTTTTTGGATTATGGATTATGATTTAA